Genomic segment of Tomitella fengzijianii:
GCCCTGCTCTGCCGCGACCGGCTGGACGACGCAGTGAAGCGGGAGCTGATCGCCCGGTTGCGGCACAGTGCCCTGCCGTGCCCGGCCCGCGGCCTGGAACTGGTGGTCTACACCGTGGCGACAGCGCAGTCGGGCACCGCGGAGCCGGGCTTCGAGCTGGAGCTGAACGACGGCCCGGCCATGGCCTTCCGGCAGACCCTCCACCCTGCGGACCGTCCGGCGGCCGACGGGGCGTTCTGGTACGGGCTCGACCGCAGCATCCTGCACCAGTGCGGCCGGGTGCTGGCGGGGCCGCCGGCGCCGGAGGCCTTCGCGGAACTGCCCCCGGAAGACCTCCGGGGGCTGCTCATCGCCTCGCTGCGCTGGTGGGCGACCCTGATCGGCCAGGCCGACGACGGGCCCACGGCGGGAGCCGACGACGCGGTCCTCGGCGCCTGCCGCGCGCTGGTCCGGCATCGCGACGGGACCTGGCTGTCGAAGGTCGATGCCGGCCGCCGGCTCCTCGCGGCCGGCCACCGGCCGGCCGGGATCATCGAGGAGGCGATCGCCGCGCGGTCCGGCGGGCCCGCGCCCTCAGGCCGCCAAACACGGGCCTTCCAGGATGGCGTCCTGGCCGAGATCCGGTCCCGCTGACGCGGGCCGCCCCCGGCACGGTGCTTGCGTCCGGCGTTCCGGGGCCGATATCCCGCGATCACTGGGCCGCGGCGGCGATCCGGGCCTTGCCCGCCTCGGTGATGACGCGGTCGCCCTTCTCCGTGTCCAGCAGCCGCGGGTCGCCCTTGTAGAGCTCGGCGAGCTTCTCGCGGCTGATGCCGAGCTCGCGCGCGGCCTGGTGCACTACCAGCTTGTGCATCCGGCCGTGCGGGGCCTCGGCGACGCGCCGCAGCAGCGTGTCCACGGGATCCCCGGCGACCTTGCCGTCGGTGGGCTCCGCGGGAGTGATCTCGAGCAGCGCCTGGAGCTGCACGACGATCCCCGCGATGGCCGCCTTCATCTGCTCCACCTCGTCGCCCGCGGCGGCCGGCGCCCCGCCGGATCCCTGCCAGGTGCGCTTGGGGAAGCGCCGGATGTACTCCTGCTCGAGCTCCAGCATGCGCGCGGTGTGCGTGGCGAACTGCGCCGCCGTGCCGTGCAGGAACACCCAGTTGCGGGTGGCGTGCGCCTGCGTGCCCTGATGTTCCAGTTCCTCGTCCGTCAGTTCCCGGGCCGGACGACCCAGCGGGGCGGTCACAGCTCCGCCACCATCGGCGTGTCGACCCCTACCGGGCCGAGCTTGTGCGCGCCGCCGGGGGCGCCCAGCGGCTCGTCGCGGCCGGGGAGGACGGACTCGAAGAACTCGCGGTTGTTCGCGATGAACCCCTCGTCCTCCTCGGGGACGCGGCGGTCCTGGCTGATGGCCTCGACGGGGCACACCGGCTCGCATGCGCCGCAGTCGATGCACTCCTTGGGGTTGATGTAGAGCTTGCGATCACCCTCGTAGATGCAGTCGACGGGGCACTCCTCCGTGCAGGACTTGTCCATCACGTCCACGCAGGGGCTGGCGATGACGTACGGCATGGTTCGCTCCTTTCGCGATGCCGCGCATGCCTGGCGCGGCAGCGGCGCGGGGCCGCGGAGGCCCGGACGCTGCTGATGAATGGAAGGCTAAGCCGTCGCGGGCTCCGGCGCGGGCTGTTCGTCGGTCGAATGCCCGGGGAAAAGCTGCGCATCGGGGTCCAGGTGCACCGCGGCGTTGTTGACGGCGGTGGCGACCTCGCCGAATCCGACGGAGATCAGCCGCACCTTGCCGTCGTACTCGGTGATGTCACCGGCGGAGAAGATGCCGGGGCGCGTGGTCCGCATGGCCGAGTCGACGACGATGTGCCGGTTGTCGCGCAGCTCGATGCCCCATTCGCGCAGCGGGCCGATGTTGGCGAGGAAACCCAGCGCGGCCACCACGTTGCCGCAGGCGACCACCTCCTCGTCGCCGGTGCCCTTGGTCCTCACGCGCGCGTCGGCCAGCGTGTCGCCGCCGGTCAGGGCGACCACCTCGGCGTCGGTGATCATCCGCACCGTCGACGCCTCCACCTGGGCGACGGTGGCGGCGTGGGCGCGGAAGATCTTGCGCCGGTGCACCACCGTGACGGACTTGGCGTGCTCCTCGAGCATGAGCGCCCAGTCCAGGGCCGAGTCGCCGCCGCCGACGATCACGACGTCCGACCCCGCGTAGGGCAGCGGGTCGGGCACGAAGTACTCGAGGCCGCGGCCCAGGTACTCCTCGCCGGCGGGGAGCTTGCGGGGGGTGAAGGTGCCGATGCCCGCGGTGAGCACGATCGCCCCGCAGTGCACGACGTCGCCTGTGGACGTGGTGACGGTGAACCGCCGCGCGCCGGAGCCGGCCGGTACGTCGTGCTCCACCAGCTCCTGCGCCTCCTGGCCCAGCAGGTACACCGGGTCCGCCTGTGCGGCCTGGGCGGCCAGGGCGGCGACGAGGTCGCGCCCCTTCACCCGCGGGTAGCCGGCGATGTCGAAGATCTGCTTCTCCGGGTACAGCGCGCTGACCTGGCCGCCGACCTCGGAGAGCGAATCGATGACGCCGACCTTCAGGCCGCGGACGCCGGCGTAGTACACGCCGTACAGCCCCACGGGGCCTGCGCCGACGATGAGGATGTCGAGGTCGTGTGCGGTCATCGGGCCCCTCCTGCCAGGTGGGCCGGCTCCCGCTCGGGTGCGGTCAACGTGCCGGCCAGTTGCTGCTTGACGCGGAACCGCTGGAGCTTGCCCGTCGCGGTCTTGGGAAGTTCGTCGACGAAGCGCACGGCGCGGGGCGCCTTGAAGTGGGCGAGCCCGTCGCGGCACCAGTCGATGATCTCGCGTTCGGTGACGGCGTCGTGCGGCGTCTTGAGCACCACCGCGGCGACGGGTTTGACCAGGCCGGCCTCGTCCTCGCTGCCCACGACGGCCGCCTCCAGGACGGCCGGGTGCGCGAGGATCCGGGCCTCGACCTCGCCGGGGGTGACCCAGATGCCGCCGGCCTTGAGCAGGTCGTTGGAGCGGCCGAGGCAGGTGAAGACGCCCTCCTCGTCGCGCATGTAGGTGTCGCCGGTGCGCATCCAGTCGCCCAGGAACACCGAGCGCTGCGCGTCGGTGCGACGCCAGTAGCCCACGGCCAGGCTGGCGCCGCGGATGAACAGCTCGCCCGGTTCCCCCGGCGGGCAGACGTTCCCGTCGGCGTCGCGGACCTCCACGTCCCAGCCGGGGACGGGGCGGCCGGTGGTGCCGTGCCGGATGTCGTCGGGCACGTTGGACAGGAAGATGTGCAGCGCCTCGGTGGACCCGATGCCGTCGAGGATCTCGAATCCGAACCGGGCCAGCACCTTCTCCTGCAGCGCCCGGGGCAGCGGTTCGCCCGCGGAGACGCCCAGCCGCACCGACGCGAAGGCGTCGTCCGGCAGGGTGGAGTGGACCATCGCGTTGTAGAAGGTGGGCACGCCGAAGAACAGCGTGGGCCGCGCGGCGCGGGCGCGCTCCCCGAACACCTCGGGGGTGGGCCGGCGCGGTTCGAGGACCGTCGTCGCACCGGCGGCGAGCGGGAAGAACACCGAGTTGCCGACGCCGTAGGCGAAGAAGATCTTCGCGACGGAAAGGCACCGGTCGTCGGAGGTGATCCCCAGCGTCTGCCGCCCGTAGGTCTCGTAGACGTGGCGGATGTTGGCGTGCCGGTGCATCGCGGCCTTCGGCTTGCCCGTGGTGCCCGAGGTGTAGAGCCAAAGCGCCCACGCATCGTCGTCGGTGGCGGCGGGCTCCGGCATGGGGACGGCCGGCTCGGCGGCGAGCGCCTCCCACCGGAGCACGTTCACCCGGTCCGGGACGGAGACCGGGAAGTCGCCGGAGGTGACCAGGTGCTCCACCTCGGACGCCGCCGACACGGCTTCGTTGACCGCGCCGGCGAACTCGGCGCTGGCCACGACGGCGCGGGCGCCGGAGTCCTCGACGATCTCCGCCAGCTCGCGGCCGTCGTACATCGTGGAGATCGGCACCGCGACCAGCCCGGCGTGGAAGGCTGCCAGGAGCGAGACGACGAACTCCACGTCGTCGACCATGACGAACAGCACGCGGTCGTCGGTGTGCAGGCCCAGCCCGCGGAGGTTGGCGGCCGCGCGTGCGACGTCGGCGGACAGCTCCGCATAGGTCCGCTCGCGAGTGCCCTCCACCGCGGTCTTGTCCGCGAATCCGCCGCGGGCCTGCCGGTGGACGAGGAAGTCCGCCGCGTTGAACAGTGTCATCGACTACACCCGCTTCATGTCGTAATCGGCGCGCCGGCCGGTGCCGAAGCGACGCAGCGCGCCCTCGGGGCCGGAGGCGTTGGGGCGGATGAAGATCCAGTTCTGCCAGGCGGTGAGCCTGCCGAAGATCTTGGTCTCCATGGTCTCGGGGCCGACGAACCTGTGGTTGGCCTCCATGCCGGTGAGGGCGTCGGGGGACAGCGACGCCCGCTCTTCGAGGACGATGCGCAGCTCGTCCTCGAAGTCGATGTCGTCGAGGGCCATGGTGACCAGGCCCAGCCCGTCGGCCGCGGCCGCGTCCAGGGCGGTGTCCTTCTCCGCGGCGACCGCGTCCACCTGGTCGTCGTGCCCGTAGAAGCGCGACTGCAGGCGGGTCAGGCCGTTGCCCATCGGGAACGGGCCGAGGTTCGAGTCCGTCAGCGTGAGGCTGGCGGGCGTCGCGTCGGGGTCGACGTCCTCGAAGACGCCTTCGAGCATGTACTGGCGATCCGAGGCCAGCGCGATCTCCGCGAGGAACCCGTCGAAGGCGCTGCCCGGCTCGATCACCGAGAACAGGCTGCGGCTCGTCACGTCCAGGCGCTTGAGCGTGCGCTTGAGGTAGTGGTTCACCTCGTTCACGAACCAGTCCGCGGACAGCTCGCGCAGCTGGGCGTCGAACGCGAGCGCGCGCTGGTGGTCTCCTCGGACCCGGAACACCCAGGTGCCGATCTCCTGCTCGTTGGTGCGCAGGCGCAGGATCGCGTCGTCCAGCTCGCGGGTCACCCGCAGCGGCCAATACTCGGCTCCCTGGCCCAGCGCGCCCGCGGCGTCGGCGGGCGGCGCTTCGTCCGGGACGGTGACGACGATGTCGGCGCGGCGGCCGTCGCGGTCGATGTCCACGGAGACGCTGGTGTACTCGAGGGTGTCGTCGCCGACGGACCTCCGCAGCGGCGTGAGGCGCACGCCCTGCGCGTCGCCGGGGCGCGGCGAACCGGCGCCCGCGGCGAGGGCGCGCTCGCGGGCGTCGGTCATGAGCGCCGAGGCCTTCGCGAGCCCGTCGACGAGCCCCCAGTCCACCGCGGTCTGTCCGCGGACGCCCTCCTGGCGGGTGGCGAAGATGTCGGCCCGGTCCTTGCGCACTTTGCGCTTGTCGACGACGCGGGTCAGGCCGCCGGTGCCGGGGAGCACGCCGAGCAGCGGAACCTCGGGGAGCGAGACGGCGGAGGTGCCGTCGTCGACCAGGAGGATCTGCTCGCACGCGGCGGCGAGCTCGTAGCCGCCGCCGGCCGACGTGCCGTTGACCGCGGCGATGTACGTCTGGCCCGAGTTCGCGGTGGCGTCCTCGATGCCGTTGCGGGTCTCGTTGGTGAACTTGCAGAAGTTCACCTTCCACGCGTGCGGCGAGGCCGCCAGCATGCGGATGTTGGCGCCGGCGCAGAACATGCGGTCGAGGCCGCCGGTGACGATCACCGACGTGACCTCCGGGTGCTCGAAGCGCAGGCGCTGCACGGCGTCGTAGAGCTCGATGTCCACGCCCAGATCGTAGGAGTTCATCTTGAGCTCGTAGCCGGCGACGATGCCGCCGTCGGGGTCCACTGCGAGCGTGAGGGTGGCGACGGGGCCGTCGATCTCCAATCTCCAGTGGCGGTACGCGGCCGGTTCGGTGTCGAAGTCGACCACGGGGCCGGGGGCGTGGTCGCCCGTGGTGGCGGGGGCGTCGTTGTCGATGACGGTCATCGGGGGAACCTCTCGGGTCGCTGCCTTGGGGAGCACGTATGCGATGCACATCACTCTACATCAATACGGTGGAACGTCAATGAACTGTAGAATGAAAAGTGGTGCGATAGCGTAGGACGCACGTCTTGCTGCGGCGGGCGGACCACGCCGCGCGAACGGCCGGGCCGCGGCCGCCGATCACCGGCGAAAGGAGCCGAGGTGTCCATCACCGATGCCGCAGGCACGAGCCTCGCCGCGGGCCGCGCGGAGCTCGGCGGGGCCAGCGCGCGTTCGCTGCTGCTCACCGTGCTCGGCGAGTTCGTCTACCCGCGCGGCGCCGACGTGTGGACGTCCACGCTGCTGGAATCCCTCGGCACGCTCGGCGTGGAGGAGAAGTCGGCGCGCCAGGCCATCGCGCGCGCATCGGCGGAGGGCCTGCTGGAATCCATGCGGGACGGCCGCCGCACCCGCTGGAGTCTCACCGCCGCGGGCGCGGAGCTGCTGCGCGAGGGCACGGCGCGCATCTACACGTTCCTGGCCGACGAGCACGACTGGGACGGGCTCTGGGTGCTGTTGTCGGTGGCGGTGCCGGAGGCGCAGCGCAAGCTGCGGCACCGGCTGCGCACCCAGCTGACCTGGCTGGGCATGGGCTCGCCGGCACCCGGGCTCTGGGTGGTGCCGGACGCCGCCAAGCTCGACGAGCTCGAAAGCGTGCTGGACGGACTGGGATTGCGCCCGTCCGCCTTCGTGTGGACCGGGCAGTGGGCGGAGATCGGCGAGCGGCAGGCGCTGATCGAGGCCGCCTGGAAGCTCGACGAGGTGGGCGGGAAGTACCGCGAGTTCACCGACGTCTTCGTTCCGGACGACGGGCTGGCCCCGGCCGACGCGTTCGCCGCGCAGGTGCGGCTGGTGCAGGCGTGGCGGCGGTTCCCGTTTCTGGACCCGGACCTGCCGGCGCGACTGCTTCCGGACGACTGGCCGGGCCCCGATGCTGCGCGCGCGTTCCGCGACTGCCACGCGAGCTGGCACGAGCCGGCCCAATCGGCGTGGGAGGCCTGGGAGGCCGGCGCGGGGTAGAGCGTCGGCCGGGCGTATTCATCGCACGCGCGGCAGTACCCCGTCACCGAACGTCGCGACGATCTCGTCGCGGCGCCGCCCGTCGCCGACGGGGGAGAACACGAGGGTCTCCGCGCCGGCGTCGCGGTATTCGCGGATGCGCGCGGCCACGTCGTCGGGGGTGCCGTGCAGCAGGTAGCGGTCCGCGAGGCGGTCGAAATCCTGCTGGTAGACGCCGCTGACGGTGTCGACCACCTCGCGGCGCGAGCGGGCGCCGTCGGCGTCGTCGACCCCGCCCCAGCAGAACACCGCCCCGCGCACGGCGGCGGGATCGCGTCCCGCCCGCTCGGCCTCCGCGCGCACCTGCGCCAGCGACTCGGCCAACTGCTCGGGGCTGTACATGTACGGGAACCACACGTCGGCGAAGCGGCCGGCCCTGCGCATGGCGGCCGGCCTGCGACCGCCCAGCCACACTGGCGGCCCGGGGCGCTGGACCGGCGGGGGCTGCAGCGCCTCGCCGCGGATGCGGGTGAAGTCGCCGTCGAAGTACACCGGGGTACCGGCGAACAGGCGCCGCAGCACCTCGAGCGCCTCGTCTGAGCGGCGGCCGCGCGTGCGCACGTCCACCCCCGCAGCCTCGAACTCGGCGGGATACTCGCCGCCGACGCCCACGCCCAGGTCGAGCCGGCCGTTCGACACCCGGTCGAGTGTGGCGGCAAGCTTCGCCGCGAGCGCCGCCGGGTACAGCGGCAGGATCACCACGGAGGTGAGCAGCCGGATCCGGGCGGTGGCCCCGGCTGCCGCGGCCAGCGCGACGAACGCGTTGGGCGTGGCGCCGTGGAAGAACAGGTGCTCGCCCCACGACACCCCGTCGAAGCCCGCGTCCTCCGCCGCGGCTGCGACGGAGGACGCGGACTCCTGGTCGGGGCCCAGGGTGACGTAGACGTCCATGGCGCGGGTCGTCAGGCCAGGCCCTCCTCGGCCAGGTGGACGTAGTCGAACTCCACCGGCTGGTCGTTGATGCCGGTCTGCGGCGGGGCGATCCAGCCGGCGAACTCGCCGGGCTCGTACTCGGGGACCATGAGCGCGGCGACCTTGTCGCGGGTCTCCTGCGACGGCAGCCACGCGGCCGCACCGGCGTTCCACTGCTCCTCGGTGATGACCTCGCCCTCGGGACTGACGAAGTGGCCCGCGTAGTTGCCGACCTGGCGGTTGAAGCCCTCGTGCGGGAGGGTCAGCCGCTCTTCGAGCCCGGCGTCCTCGAGCGCCTGGTTCCAGCGCCGCACGCCGTTCTCGCAGTCGGCCGTGTACTCGTCGCGCAGGTCCAGGTTGAGCGCGGTGAGGTAGGGGACCTGCTTCTCGACGATGCGGCCGTCCGCGATCATGCGCACCGGGTAGGTGGCCTCGGTGAGGTCGTGGTCGTCCTTGCGGCGGGTCTCCTGCCACCGGCCCTTGAGCCCGCCGGTGTAGTAGGCGGCGACGTTGGTGGACTGCTCCGAACCGAACAGGTCCAGCGACACCGAGTACTGGAAGTTGAGGTACTGCTGGATCACCTCGAGGGGGATGCCGCCGTACTGCCAGATGTCGTGGGTGCCGTGCTCCTTGATGAGCTGCGCCGTGCGCTCCACCGTCCGCTGCACGCCGGTGGTGCCCACGAACATGTGGTGCGCCTCCTCCTTGAGCATGAACTCGCAGGTGCGGGCCAGCGGGTCGAACGCCGACTCCTTGAGCGTGCCCAGCTGGTATTTGCCGTCGCGGTCGGTGAAGTAGGTGAACATGAAGAACTGCAGCCAGTCGGTGGTCTCCTCGTTGAAGGCGCCGAGGATGCGCGGCGAGTCGACGTCGCCGGAGTTGCGCTTGAGCAGCTGCTCTGCCTCCTCGCGACCCTCGCGGCCGAAGTGCGCCTGCAGCAGGTAGACCATCGCCCACAGGTGCCGGCCCTCCTCCACGTTGACCTGGAAGAGGTTGCGCAGGTCGTAGAGGGACGGGGCGGTCATGCCCAGCACGCGCTGCTGCTCGACGGAGGCGGGCTCGGTGTCGCCCTGCACGGTGATCAGGCGCATCAGCTCGGCGCGGTACTCGCCGGGCACCTCCTGCCAGGCGGGCTCGCCCTTGTGCTGGCCGAAGTTCACCTTGCGGTCCTCCTTGGCCTCCGCCAGGAAGATGCCCCAGCGGTACTCCTCCATGGGGACGAAGTCGAAGTGCGCCCAGCCGTCGCGGCCGACGGCCACCGCGGTGCGCAGGTAGACGTCCTCGGTGGGCAGCTGCGGGCCGAGGTTCTTCCACCAGTCGAGGAACTTGGGCTGCCAGCGCTCGAGCGCGCGCTGCAGGCGCCGGTCGCCGGCGAGGTCGACGTTGTTGGGGATGCGCTCGCTGTAGTCGATGGGGCTGAGCTTGCCCGTGGGGCTGGGGGCGGCGCCGATGCGATCGTCCTTGACGGTCATGGTGAACTCCTTGCGGTGTGCGCGGTGGGGGCGGTGTGCGCTGTCTGCCGGATATGCATAGTCTACAGAACTATGACGTGACGTCTAGTGGTCTGTAGAACATCATGTGTTTGCGCTGTTCGGCCGGTGAATGATCCGTGCGTCATCGCTCCCCGCCGTCACCAGCGCCACGTCCGCGGCCCGCCTCTCGCGGACCACGCGCTGGTTGAGGTAGCCCTTGTCGGTGATCTCGCCCGCGTCGAGGCTCGGCCACTCGGTGAGGAGGCGGAGCCGTTCGATGCGTTGCGACGACCCCCGTCCGCCATCCGCGAGCCGCGCGAGCGCCGCGGCGAGCGCATCGCGCAACCGCGGCGTGGGGACGCCGTTCTCGTCGCACTCGCCGGCGTGACCGGCGGCCGGCCACGCCAGCGCGGTCACCTCTTCCCTGTCGTGTCCGCAGATCACCGCGTCGGTGAGCAGTCCGTCCGCGGCCGAGAGCAGCTCCGGCCGCAGCGTGCCCACCGAGACGAACGTGCCCGTGGCCAGCTTGAAGTCCTCCGCGATGCGGCCGTCGAACGCCAGCCCGCGCGCGGGGTCGTCCTCGTCGACCATGCGCACGGCGTCGCCGGTGCGCAGGTAGCCCTCGTCGTCGAACGCCGCCGCGGTGAGGTCGGGCCGGCGGAAGAACCCGGGCGTGACGTTGGGACCGCGCACCCGCAGCTCCTGCTTCGGCCCCGACGGCACCAGCTTGAGCTCGCAGCCGGGCAGCGGCACGCCGATGGTGTCGCTGCGGTCGATGCGGAAGTGCGCCGTGGTCATGGCCGGCGCCGTCTCCGTCTGGCCCCAGGACGTCGTCATCTCCATGCCGGAGCCGTGCCGGCGTGCCAGCGCGCGGATCCGCGTGAGCAGCTCCTGCGGCAGCGCGGCCGCGGCGTAGAACCCGAGGCGCAGCGACGCGAAGAACGCTGCGGCGGCGGACTCGTCCGCTTCGAGGATGGGCAGCAGCACTCCGTAGCCGGCGGGCACGTTGAAGTAGACCGTGGGTGCGACGTCCGTCATGTTGCGGACGGTGCGCTCGATCATCCCCGGCGCGGGCCGGCCGTCGTCGATCCACATGGTGCCGCCGTTCATCAGCACCATGTTCAGGTTGTGGTTGCCGCCGAACGTGTGGCTCCACGGCAGCCAGTCCAGCAGCACGGGCGGCTCCGCCGCGAGGAACGGCCATGCCTGCCGCATCTGCTGTTGGTTCGCGGTGAGCATCCCGTGCGTGTTGATCACGCCCTTCGGCGCGCCGGTGGAGCCGGACGTGAACAGGATCTTCGCGACGGTGCCGGGGTCGATCGAGTCCGCGCGCCGGCGCACCGCGGCGAGGCTCGACGGGTCGGCGGATTCGAGGGCCGCGAGGGCCCGGGTGCCGTCGACCGCCCCGTCGGCGCTCAGGGCCGTCCTGCCCGCGCTCACCGCGGCGACGCCGTGCGCGTACTCGGGGCCGTCGGCGAAGACGACGGCCGGGTCGACCAGGTCGGCCATCGCCCGCAGCTTGGCGTGGTCGGCGGTGGTCAGCGCGTACGCGACGCTGGACGGGACCACCGGTGCGCCCACGCTCATCGCCGCGAGCATGAGGACCAGGTGCTCGATGCCGCCCGGCGACAGGATCATCACCGGCCGGTCCGCCAGTCCCCGCTCGA
This window contains:
- a CDS encoding NAD(P)/FAD-dependent oxidoreductase → MTAHDLDILIVGAGPVGLYGVYYAGVRGLKVGVIDSLSEVGGQVSALYPEKQIFDIAGYPRVKGRDLVAALAAQAAQADPVYLLGQEAQELVEHDVPAGSGARRFTVTTSTGDVVHCGAIVLTAGIGTFTPRKLPAGEEYLGRGLEYFVPDPLPYAGSDVVIVGGGDSALDWALMLEEHAKSVTVVHRRKIFRAHAATVAQVEASTVRMITDAEVVALTGGDTLADARVRTKGTGDEEVVACGNVVAALGFLANIGPLREWGIELRDNRHIVVDSAMRTTRPGIFSAGDITEYDGKVRLISVGFGEVATAVNNAAVHLDPDAQLFPGHSTDEQPAPEPATA
- a CDS encoding AMP-binding protein gives rise to the protein MHPTPGEAAMPDTPAPTTPAPAATATPTFAPVAVAADLRPDGVRLLHSTTPLAPHEPSLVHAFRAGAAAHPGRTLLAQRTTPGEDAWRTITWGDAAVRVERLAAGLLERGLADRPVMILSPGGIEHLVLMLAAMSVGAPVVPSSVAYALTTADHAKLRAMADLVDPAVVFADGPEYAHGVAAVSAGRTALSADGAVDGTRALAALESADPSSLAAVRRRADSIDPGTVAKILFTSGSTGAPKGVINTHGMLTANQQQMRQAWPFLAAEPPVLLDWLPWSHTFGGNHNLNMVLMNGGTMWIDDGRPAPGMIERTVRNMTDVAPTVYFNVPAGYGVLLPILEADESAAAAFFASLRLGFYAAAALPQELLTRIRALARRHGSGMEMTTSWGQTETAPAMTTAHFRIDRSDTIGVPLPGCELKLVPSGPKQELRVRGPNVTPGFFRRPDLTAAAFDDEGYLRTGDAVRMVDEDDPARGLAFDGRIAEDFKLATGTFVSVGTLRPELLSAADGLLTDAVICGHDREEVTALAWPAAGHAGECDENGVPTPRLRDALAAALARLADGGRGSSQRIERLRLLTEWPSLDAGEITDKGYLNQRVVRERRAADVALVTAGSDDARIIHRPNSANT
- a CDS encoding LLM class flavin-dependent oxidoreductase gives rise to the protein MDVYVTLGPDQESASSVAAAAEDAGFDGVSWGEHLFFHGATPNAFVALAAAAGATARIRLLTSVVILPLYPAALAAKLAATLDRVSNGRLDLGVGVGGEYPAEFEAAGVDVRTRGRRSDEALEVLRRLFAGTPVYFDGDFTRIRGEALQPPPVQRPGPPVWLGGRRPAAMRRAGRFADVWFPYMYSPEQLAESLAQVRAEAERAGRDPAAVRGAVFCWGGVDDADGARSRREVVDTVSGVYQQDFDRLADRYLLHGTPDDVAARIREYRDAGAETLVFSPVGDGRRRDEIVATFGDGVLPRVR
- a CDS encoding DUF6158 family protein is translated as MTAPLGRPARELTDEELEHQGTQAHATRNWVFLHGTAAQFATHTARMLELEQEYIRRFPKRTWQGSGGAPAAAGDEVEQMKAAIAGIVVQLQALLEITPAEPTDGKVAGDPVDTLLRRVAEAPHGRMHKLVVHQAARELGISREKLAELYKGDPRLLDTEKGDRVITEAGKARIAAAAQ
- the boxC gene encoding 2,3-epoxybenzoyl-CoA dihydrolase yields the protein MTVIDNDAPATTGDHAPGPVVDFDTEPAAYRHWRLEIDGPVATLTLAVDPDGGIVAGYELKMNSYDLGVDIELYDAVQRLRFEHPEVTSVIVTGGLDRMFCAGANIRMLAASPHAWKVNFCKFTNETRNGIEDATANSGQTYIAAVNGTSAGGGYELAAACEQILLVDDGTSAVSLPEVPLLGVLPGTGGLTRVVDKRKVRKDRADIFATRQEGVRGQTAVDWGLVDGLAKASALMTDARERALAAGAGSPRPGDAQGVRLTPLRRSVGDDTLEYTSVSVDIDRDGRRADIVVTVPDEAPPADAAGALGQGAEYWPLRVTRELDDAILRLRTNEQEIGTWVFRVRGDHQRALAFDAQLRELSADWFVNEVNHYLKRTLKRLDVTSRSLFSVIEPGSAFDGFLAEIALASDRQYMLEGVFEDVDPDATPASLTLTDSNLGPFPMGNGLTRLQSRFYGHDDQVDAVAAEKDTALDAAAADGLGLVTMALDDIDFEDELRIVLEERASLSPDALTGMEANHRFVGPETMETKIFGRLTAWQNWIFIRPNASGPEGALRRFGTGRRADYDMKRV
- the boxB gene encoding benzoyl-CoA 2,3-epoxidase subunit BoxB, which codes for MTVKDDRIGAAPSPTGKLSPIDYSERIPNNVDLAGDRRLQRALERWQPKFLDWWKNLGPQLPTEDVYLRTAVAVGRDGWAHFDFVPMEEYRWGIFLAEAKEDRKVNFGQHKGEPAWQEVPGEYRAELMRLITVQGDTEPASVEQQRVLGMTAPSLYDLRNLFQVNVEEGRHLWAMVYLLQAHFGREGREEAEQLLKRNSGDVDSPRILGAFNEETTDWLQFFMFTYFTDRDGKYQLGTLKESAFDPLARTCEFMLKEEAHHMFVGTTGVQRTVERTAQLIKEHGTHDIWQYGGIPLEVIQQYLNFQYSVSLDLFGSEQSTNVAAYYTGGLKGRWQETRRKDDHDLTEATYPVRMIADGRIVEKQVPYLTALNLDLRDEYTADCENGVRRWNQALEDAGLEERLTLPHEGFNRQVGNYAGHFVSPEGEVITEEQWNAGAAAWLPSQETRDKVAALMVPEYEPGEFAGWIAPPQTGINDQPVEFDYVHLAEEGLA
- a CDS encoding nucleotidyltransferase domain-containing protein, with amino-acid sequence MPDDDVEPYLEALVRAARAVLGAEFVGAYAAGSLALNAFQPGRSDIDIALLCRDRLDDAVKRELIARLRHSALPCPARGLELVVYTVATAQSGTAEPGFELELNDGPAMAFRQTLHPADRPAADGAFWYGLDRSILHQCGRVLAGPPAPEAFAELPPEDLRGLLIASLRWWATLIGQADDGPTAGADDAVLGACRALVRHRDGTWLSKVDAGRRLLAAGHRPAGIIEEAIAARSGGPAPSGRQTRAFQDGVLAEIRSR
- a CDS encoding PaaX family transcriptional regulator is translated as MSITDAAGTSLAAGRAELGGASARSLLLTVLGEFVYPRGADVWTSTLLESLGTLGVEEKSARQAIARASAEGLLESMRDGRRTRWSLTAAGAELLREGTARIYTFLADEHDWDGLWVLLSVAVPEAQRKLRHRLRTQLTWLGMGSPAPGLWVVPDAAKLDELESVLDGLGLRPSAFVWTGQWAEIGERQALIEAAWKLDEVGGKYREFTDVFVPDDGLAPADAFAAQVRLVQAWRRFPFLDPDLPARLLPDDWPGPDAARAFRDCHASWHEPAQSAWEAWEAGAG
- the fdxA gene encoding ferredoxin — encoded protein: MPYVIASPCVDVMDKSCTEECPVDCIYEGDRKLYINPKECIDCGACEPVCPVEAISQDRRVPEEDEGFIANNREFFESVLPGRDEPLGAPGGAHKLGPVGVDTPMVAEL
- a CDS encoding benzoate-CoA ligase family protein; translated protein: MTLFNAADFLVHRQARGGFADKTAVEGTRERTYAELSADVARAAANLRGLGLHTDDRVLFVMVDDVEFVVSLLAAFHAGLVAVPISTMYDGRELAEIVEDSGARAVVASAEFAGAVNEAVSAASEVEHLVTSGDFPVSVPDRVNVLRWEALAAEPAVPMPEPAATDDDAWALWLYTSGTTGKPKAAMHRHANIRHVYETYGRQTLGITSDDRCLSVAKIFFAYGVGNSVFFPLAAGATTVLEPRRPTPEVFGERARAARPTLFFGVPTFYNAMVHSTLPDDAFASVRLGVSAGEPLPRALQEKVLARFGFEILDGIGSTEALHIFLSNVPDDIRHGTTGRPVPGWDVEVRDADGNVCPPGEPGELFIRGASLAVGYWRRTDAQRSVFLGDWMRTGDTYMRDEEGVFTCLGRSNDLLKAGGIWVTPGEVEARILAHPAVLEAAVVGSEDEAGLVKPVAAVVLKTPHDAVTEREIIDWCRDGLAHFKAPRAVRFVDELPKTATGKLQRFRVKQQLAGTLTAPEREPAHLAGGAR